A region of Paractinoplanes abujensis DNA encodes the following proteins:
- a CDS encoding response regulator, whose product MTTRVLLADDQALIRAGFKMIIDAEPGMQVVAEASDGREALERARTQRADVVLMDIRMPVMDGLEATRRLSADDNLAGVRVLIVTTFEDDDNVLLALQAGASGFVGKNVAPADLLQAIRVVATGEALLSPAATRGLIGRFLQNLRPPATTGALKVLTDREREVLTLVAHGLSNDEIAARLFLSPLTAKTHVNRAMAKLEVRDRAQLVVLAYQSGLVSPGDQLPGG is encoded by the coding sequence GTGACGACAAGGGTCCTGCTCGCCGACGATCAGGCACTGATCCGCGCCGGCTTCAAAATGATCATCGATGCGGAGCCGGGCATGCAGGTGGTGGCCGAGGCCTCCGACGGCCGGGAGGCTCTGGAACGGGCCCGCACCCAGCGCGCCGACGTGGTGCTGATGGACATCCGCATGCCGGTCATGGACGGCTTGGAGGCCACCCGGCGCCTCTCGGCCGACGACAACCTGGCCGGCGTACGGGTCCTGATCGTCACCACGTTCGAGGACGACGACAACGTGCTGCTGGCCCTGCAGGCGGGGGCGAGCGGCTTCGTCGGCAAGAACGTCGCCCCGGCCGACCTGCTGCAGGCCATCCGCGTGGTCGCCACCGGGGAGGCGCTGCTGTCACCGGCCGCCACCCGCGGCCTGATCGGCCGGTTCCTGCAAAATCTGCGCCCGCCGGCCACCACCGGGGCGCTCAAGGTGCTCACCGACCGGGAACGCGAAGTGCTGACGCTGGTGGCGCACGGGCTGAGCAACGACGAGATCGCGGCCCGGCTGTTCCTGTCCCCGCTGACCGCGAAGACCCACGTCAACCGGGCCATGGCCAAGCTGGAGGTGCGCGACCGGGCCCAGCTGGTGGTGCTGGCCTACCAGAGCGGGCTGGTCAGCCCGGGCGACCAGTTGCCGGGCGGATAG
- a CDS encoding sensor histidine kinase, which translates to MPTTVAAMIVRGVVQPRSAATASAVLLTRGHYCDRTTAYRAGTAYGRGVFKKRWLADLVVIALFVATVISDEIRSGATRPAVVIVCGVVAVLARHRWPVAALVLAGGGLIVSIVLHAPAQSLLLLLGFLMYAFTLRTSLRRPWLCSLGAATVVFAVGMIADPAQWWSLNSLGLYAWIGGGGAVGEAVRNRRAYLAELTERVRQAEQFSEQQAHRRVMDERLRIARELHDVVAHHIAVINVQAGAAAHVVKQHPEQAGPALEVIRQSSDSVLQEIKSVIGVLRDPAEAGSTEPSPGLSRVPALLDGLVGFDVAFTQIGQPRELPAIADLAAYRIVQEALTNAHRYGDTSATLVITYAENDVTIEVTNRIAGHGDGTGFGLIGMRERAAAAGGSVTAGPAGHEFRVHAGLPAPSYALETSS; encoded by the coding sequence ATGCCCACCACGGTCGCGGCGATGATCGTCCGGGGCGTCGTCCAGCCGCGGTCGGCGGCTACTGCGTCCGCGGTACTTCTGACCCGCGGGCACTACTGCGACCGGACGACGGCGTACCGGGCCGGCACCGCATACGGTCGGGGGGTGTTCAAGAAGAGGTGGCTGGCCGACCTGGTCGTGATCGCGCTGTTCGTGGCCACCGTGATCAGCGACGAGATCCGGTCGGGGGCGACCCGCCCGGCTGTGGTCATCGTGTGCGGTGTCGTGGCGGTGCTGGCCCGGCACCGGTGGCCGGTGGCGGCCCTGGTGCTGGCAGGCGGCGGACTGATCGTCAGCATCGTGCTGCACGCGCCCGCCCAGTCGCTGCTGCTGTTGCTGGGTTTCCTCATGTACGCGTTCACCCTGCGGACGTCGCTGCGCCGGCCGTGGCTGTGCTCGCTGGGCGCGGCCACGGTGGTGTTCGCCGTCGGGATGATCGCCGACCCGGCCCAGTGGTGGTCGCTGAACTCGCTGGGCCTGTATGCCTGGATCGGTGGTGGCGGCGCGGTCGGTGAGGCGGTGCGCAACCGGCGCGCGTACCTGGCCGAGCTGACCGAGCGGGTCCGCCAGGCCGAGCAGTTCAGCGAGCAGCAGGCCCACCGCCGGGTCATGGACGAGCGGTTACGCATCGCCCGGGAGCTGCACGACGTGGTGGCCCACCACATCGCGGTGATCAACGTGCAGGCCGGCGCGGCCGCGCACGTCGTCAAGCAGCACCCCGAGCAGGCCGGTCCGGCGCTGGAGGTGATCCGGCAGTCCTCCGACAGCGTCCTGCAGGAGATCAAATCGGTGATCGGGGTGCTGCGGGACCCGGCCGAGGCGGGCTCGACCGAACCCAGCCCCGGCCTGTCCCGGGTGCCGGCCCTGCTCGACGGGCTCGTCGGTTTCGACGTGGCGTTCACGCAGATCGGGCAGCCGCGGGAGCTGCCCGCCATCGCCGACCTGGCCGCGTACCGGATCGTGCAGGAGGCTTTGACCAACGCGCACCGTTACGGCGACACTTCGGCCACGCTCGTCATCACGTACGCCGAGAACGACGTGACGATCGAGGTGACCAACCGGATCGCCGGGCACGGCGACGGCACCGGGTTCGGGCTGATCGGGATGCGGGAACGGGCGGCCGCGGCGGGCGGTAGCGTCACCGCCGGGCCCGCCGGCCACGAGTTCCGTGTGCACGCCGGCCTGCCCGCCCCCAGCTACGCCCTGGAGACCAGCTCGTGA
- a CDS encoding MMPL family transporter, giving the protein MATFLYRLGRFSFRRRWTVALAWVAVLIAAVAGMALLQKPTTAAFSIPGTPAQQTIDLLSERFPQAAGTTASARVVFAGDTQLDRAAVDRTLAALRGAPQVAAVGELTSNAGGTIAYTQVTYRVPATDLSPADQDALVAAAQVGRDAGLTVEIGGDALTPGGHTPIAEVIGIVVAAVVLLITFGSLVAAGLPLLTALIGVGIGAAGIGIATRFTDLSASTSTLAMMLGLAVAIDYALFIVSRYRHELGAGHPRAEAAGRAAGTAGSAVVFAGLTVIIALAGLAVAGIPFLTQMGVAAAGTVAVSVLIALTLLPALLAISGGRIKPSPVRDQAARPALGIRWARTVARRPVVFLLAAVVGLGVVALPAASLRLGLPTEGSSAPDTTQRKAYDLLAAGFGPGFNGPLTVVTDAPDATRVSQQITGLGDVALVSPPVTNQAGDTAILSVIPAGAPDNAGTEDLVHAIRDVDGTLGVTGTTAVNLDISEKLSDALLPYLALVVGLAFVLLALVFRSVLVPLKATLGFLLSVTATFGALVAVFQWGWLADMFGVSQTGPIISFLPILLIGIVFGLAMDYQVFLVTRMREDYVHGADARAAVVSGFGHGARVVTAAALIMMSVFFGFMLGPEAIIKSVGFGLGVAILFDAVVVRMILVPAVMTLLGRSAWWLPRWLDRILPDVDVEGEKLTRHLAAAGTGEPKELALR; this is encoded by the coding sequence ATGGCTACGTTCCTCTACCGGCTGGGCCGGTTCTCGTTCCGCCGCCGCTGGACGGTGGCGCTCGCGTGGGTGGCGGTGCTGATCGCCGCGGTGGCCGGGATGGCGCTGCTGCAGAAACCGACGACGGCGGCGTTCAGCATCCCCGGCACCCCCGCGCAGCAGACGATCGACCTGCTCTCGGAACGCTTCCCCCAGGCCGCCGGCACCACCGCGTCGGCCCGCGTCGTGTTCGCCGGCGACACTCAGCTCGACCGGGCCGCCGTGGACCGCACCCTGGCCGCGCTGCGCGGCGCCCCGCAGGTCGCCGCGGTCGGTGAGCTCACCTCCAACGCCGGCGGCACCATCGCCTACACCCAGGTCACCTACCGGGTGCCGGCCACCGACCTGAGCCCGGCCGACCAGGACGCCCTGGTCGCCGCGGCCCAGGTGGGCCGCGACGCCGGGCTGACCGTGGAGATCGGCGGGGACGCGCTGACCCCCGGCGGGCACACCCCGATCGCCGAGGTGATCGGCATCGTCGTGGCCGCCGTGGTCCTGCTGATCACGTTCGGGTCGCTGGTGGCGGCCGGGCTGCCGCTGCTGACCGCGCTGATCGGAGTGGGTATCGGGGCCGCGGGGATCGGCATCGCCACCCGCTTCACCGACCTGTCCGCGTCCACGTCGACCCTGGCCATGATGCTGGGGCTGGCCGTGGCCATCGACTACGCGCTGTTCATCGTGTCGCGCTACCGGCACGAACTGGGCGCCGGGCACCCCCGCGCCGAGGCGGCCGGGCGGGCGGCGGGCACGGCCGGGTCCGCCGTGGTGTTCGCCGGCCTCACCGTGATCATCGCGCTGGCCGGGCTGGCCGTGGCCGGCATCCCGTTCCTCACGCAGATGGGGGTGGCCGCCGCGGGCACCGTGGCCGTGTCCGTGCTGATCGCGCTCACCCTGCTGCCGGCCCTGCTGGCGATCTCCGGCGGCCGGATCAAACCTTCCCCCGTACGGGATCAAGCCGCCCGGCCCGCGCTCGGGATCCGCTGGGCCCGCACCGTCGCCCGCCGCCCCGTGGTGTTCCTGCTGGCCGCCGTGGTCGGGTTGGGCGTGGTCGCGCTGCCCGCCGCGTCGCTGCGGCTGGGCCTGCCCACCGAGGGCAGCTCCGCCCCCGACACCACCCAGCGCAAGGCCTACGACCTGCTGGCCGCCGGCTTCGGGCCCGGCTTCAACGGCCCCCTCACGGTGGTGACCGACGCCCCGGACGCGACCCGGGTGTCGCAGCAGATCACCGGGCTCGGCGACGTCGCACTGGTCAGCCCGCCGGTCACCAACCAGGCCGGCGACACCGCGATCCTCAGCGTGATCCCCGCCGGTGCCCCCGACAACGCCGGCACCGAGGACCTGGTCCACGCCATCCGCGACGTCGACGGCACCCTCGGCGTCACCGGCACCACCGCCGTCAACCTCGACATCAGCGAGAAACTGTCCGACGCCCTGCTGCCGTACCTGGCGCTGGTCGTGGGGCTGGCGTTCGTGCTGCTGGCCCTGGTGTTCCGGTCGGTGCTCGTGCCGTTGAAGGCGACCCTGGGGTTCCTGCTGTCGGTGACGGCCACGTTCGGGGCGCTGGTCGCGGTGTTCCAGTGGGGCTGGCTGGCCGACATGTTCGGGGTCTCGCAGACCGGCCCGATCATCAGTTTCCTGCCGATCCTGCTCATCGGCATCGTCTTCGGCCTGGCCATGGACTACCAGGTGTTCCTGGTGACCCGGATGCGTGAGGACTACGTGCACGGCGCGGACGCCCGCGCGGCCGTGGTCAGCGGGTTCGGGCACGGCGCCCGGGTGGTCACCGCGGCCGCGCTGATCATGATGAGTGTGTTCTTCGGGTTCATGCTCGGCCCCGAAGCCATCATCAAGTCCGTCGGGTTCGGGCTGGGCGTGGCCATCCTGTTCGACGCCGTCGTGGTCCGGATGATCCTGGTGCCCGCGGTGATGACCCTGCTCGGCCGCTCCGCCTGGTGGCTGCCCCGCTGGCTCGACCGGATCCTGCCCGACGTCGACGTGGAAGGCGAGAAACTGACTCGCCACCTGGCCGCCGCCGGAACCGGCGAACCCAAGGAACTGGCCCTGCGCTAA
- a CDS encoding 2'-5' RNA ligase family protein: protein MEPTHSALIVAVAEAEPVVAAHRDRFDRAAAWGVPAHITVLFPFLPPADLDEHVLARVGQAAASVPAFWCTLATVGWFGDRVVWLAPQPAGPFVALTAAVTSRFPSVRPYEGAFDEVVPHLTIGHDHPRAQLQAAADAVGPQLPIHARVTSLRLITGRPEPGPSWSTRHEFALG from the coding sequence ATGGAACCGACTCACAGCGCGCTGATCGTGGCGGTGGCCGAGGCCGAGCCGGTCGTGGCGGCCCACCGTGACCGGTTCGACCGGGCCGCGGCGTGGGGGGTGCCCGCACACATCACGGTGCTGTTCCCTTTTCTGCCCCCGGCCGATCTGGACGAGCACGTGCTGGCCCGGGTGGGGCAGGCCGCCGCGAGCGTGCCCGCGTTCTGGTGCACGTTGGCCACGGTCGGCTGGTTCGGCGATCGGGTGGTGTGGCTGGCCCCGCAGCCGGCCGGCCCGTTCGTGGCGCTGACCGCCGCGGTGACGTCCCGGTTCCCTTCCGTACGGCCCTACGAGGGAGCGTTCGACGAGGTCGTCCCGCACCTCACGATCGGCCACGACCATCCGCGGGCCCAGCTGCAGGCGGCCGCGGACGCGGTCGGCCCGCAGCTGCCGATCCACGCCCGCGTCACCTCGTTGCGGCTGATCACCGGCCGGCCCGAGCCGGGCCCGTCCTGGTCGACCCGGCACGAGTTCGCCCTGGGTTAG
- a CDS encoding ABC transporter ATP-binding protein: MTLTTAPGATTAPGTGTAAVDLDGVVKRFGAVTAVDGITLKIRPGEVVALLGPNGAGKTTTVDMLLGLSQPDRGNVAVYGRSPADAIALGLVSAVMQTGGLLKDYMVAETVRLTAVLFGRPRTAVDEALRRAGLTDIGNRLVGKCSGGQQQRLRFAMALLPDPELLILDEPTTGMDVAGRHEFWSAIRDDAARGRTVIFATHYLEEADAYADRVVFVRRGRIVADGTAAEVKALAAGRTVRATLPGATETTLAAIAGVDQAEVRGDTVYLHGRDTDAIARHLLTSTPAKDLEITSRNLEDAFLALTADEETPR, encoded by the coding sequence ATGACCCTCACCACTGCTCCCGGGGCCACCACCGCACCGGGCACCGGTACGGCCGCGGTCGACCTGGACGGCGTGGTCAAGCGCTTCGGCGCGGTGACCGCCGTCGACGGCATCACCCTGAAGATCCGCCCCGGCGAGGTGGTGGCGTTGCTCGGCCCCAACGGCGCCGGCAAGACCACCACCGTCGACATGCTGCTCGGCCTGTCGCAACCCGATCGGGGCAACGTCGCCGTCTACGGCCGCAGCCCCGCCGACGCGATCGCCCTCGGGCTGGTCTCGGCCGTCATGCAGACCGGCGGGCTGCTCAAGGACTACATGGTCGCCGAAACCGTCCGGCTGACCGCGGTGCTGTTCGGCCGGCCCCGCACCGCCGTCGACGAGGCGCTGCGCCGGGCCGGGCTCACCGACATCGGCAACCGGCTGGTCGGCAAGTGCTCCGGCGGGCAGCAGCAGCGGCTGCGGTTCGCGATGGCCCTGCTGCCCGACCCCGAACTGCTGATCCTCGACGAACCCACCACCGGCATGGACGTCGCCGGGCGGCACGAGTTCTGGTCGGCGATCCGCGACGACGCCGCCCGCGGCCGCACCGTCATCTTCGCCACCCACTACCTGGAGGAAGCCGACGCGTACGCCGACCGGGTCGTGTTCGTGCGGCGCGGGCGCATCGTCGCCGACGGCACCGCCGCCGAGGTCAAAGCCCTCGCGGCCGGGCGCACCGTACGGGCCACCCTGCCCGGCGCCACCGAGACCACGCTGGCCGCGATCGCCGGGGTGGACCAGGCCGAGGTCCGCGGCGACACCGTCTACCTGCACGGCCGCGACACCGACGCGATAGCCCGGCACCTGCTCACCAGCACCCCCGCCAAGGATCTGGAGATCACCAGCCGGAACCTGGAGGACGCCTTCCTGGCCCTCACCGCCGACGAGGAGACCCCGCGATGA
- a CDS encoding ABC transporter permease — protein MTTAVLPKRNLPRFGGFSPGMIRLELRRMVRNKRTVVFTLVMPAVFFLLFGTGGDYKTERAGGGNVTGYILVSMAVYGAMLATTSGGAMVSIERAAGWSRQLRLTPLRPAAYIAVKLVLAMIIGAVSVAVAFVVGAFAGAQLPASAWILCGLLAWVCALVFAAFGLFMGYLLPSENVMQILGPVLAVLSFAGGLFVPLDELGSTFSTIATFTPVYGVGEIARYPLTHDGALWPAVLNVIVWTGLFAAGAMWRFRRDTARV, from the coding sequence ATGACCACCGCTGTCCTGCCGAAGAGGAACCTGCCCCGGTTCGGCGGCTTCAGCCCCGGCATGATCCGGCTCGAGCTGCGCCGCATGGTCCGCAACAAACGCACCGTCGTCTTCACCCTCGTCATGCCGGCCGTGTTCTTCCTGCTGTTCGGCACCGGCGGTGACTACAAGACCGAACGGGCCGGCGGCGGCAACGTCACCGGCTACATCCTGGTCAGCATGGCCGTGTACGGCGCGATGCTGGCCACCACCAGCGGCGGTGCGATGGTCTCGATCGAACGCGCCGCCGGGTGGAGCCGGCAGCTGCGGCTGACCCCGCTGCGCCCGGCCGCCTACATCGCCGTGAAACTGGTCCTCGCCATGATCATCGGTGCGGTGTCGGTGGCCGTCGCGTTCGTGGTCGGCGCGTTCGCGGGGGCGCAGCTGCCGGCGTCCGCCTGGATCCTGTGCGGCTTGCTGGCCTGGGTGTGCGCGCTCGTGTTCGCCGCGTTCGGCCTGTTCATGGGCTACCTGCTGCCCAGCGAGAACGTCATGCAGATCCTCGGCCCGGTGCTGGCCGTGCTGTCGTTCGCCGGGGGGCTGTTCGTGCCGCTGGACGAGCTCGGGTCCACCTTCTCCACGATCGCCACGTTCACCCCCGTGTACGGGGTGGGGGAGATCGCCCGGTACCCGCTGACCCACGACGGCGCCCTGTGGCCGGCCGTGCTCAACGTGATCGTGTGGACCGGCCTGTTCGCGGCGGGCGCGATGTGGCGGTTCCGCCGCGACACCGCCCGCGTATGA
- a CDS encoding sensor histidine kinase, which translates to MTTAAGGPPRYGWLFAGLWLFYLGGNVQALLDQPNLYWRVAGLAAVAGFAAGYLYLVARARHLRRGHRPARPVLRTWLGIAALLALFGLQVPGAGDQALTCLVFIAALAMVSLPLAQAAPLALVLFGTAEALPPLVDGWADGGYGLAVLLGSLASYGFRAASERQARLVIAQKELSDRAVADERARIAADLHDILGHSLTVVTVKAELAQRLLDVDLDRARTELHDLESLARDALADVRATAMGVRGISLPGEIAAAREALTAADVEADLPGAADDVPSRNRELFAWTIREAVTNVVRHSGARHVRVSLTPGSVEIVDDGAGPATPTTGQGLAGLRRRAEAAGGLFTAGTRTDQPGFRVRVEVPT; encoded by the coding sequence ATGACGACAGCGGCGGGCGGCCCCCCACGATACGGGTGGCTGTTCGCCGGGCTGTGGCTGTTCTACCTCGGCGGTAACGTCCAAGCCCTGCTCGATCAGCCCAACCTGTACTGGCGGGTGGCCGGGCTGGCCGCGGTGGCCGGGTTCGCCGCCGGCTACCTGTACCTGGTGGCCCGGGCCCGGCACCTGCGCCGCGGCCACCGCCCGGCCCGGCCCGTGCTGCGGACCTGGCTCGGCATCGCGGCGCTGCTGGCCCTGTTCGGGCTGCAGGTGCCCGGCGCCGGTGATCAGGCCCTGACCTGCCTGGTCTTCATCGCCGCGCTCGCCATGGTGAGCCTGCCCCTGGCCCAGGCCGCGCCCCTGGCGCTGGTCCTGTTCGGCACCGCCGAAGCCCTGCCGCCGCTGGTCGACGGGTGGGCCGACGGCGGCTACGGGCTCGCCGTGCTGCTGGGCTCCCTGGCCTCGTACGGGTTCCGGGCCGCCTCCGAACGCCAGGCCCGCCTGGTCATCGCCCAGAAAGAACTCAGTGACCGCGCCGTGGCCGACGAACGCGCCCGCATCGCCGCCGACCTGCACGACATCCTGGGCCACTCGCTCACCGTCGTCACCGTCAAAGCCGAACTCGCCCAGCGGCTGCTCGACGTCGACCTCGACCGGGCCCGCACAGAACTCCACGACCTCGAAAGCCTGGCCCGTGACGCGCTGGCCGACGTCCGGGCCACCGCCATGGGCGTCCGGGGGATCTCGCTGCCCGGTGAGATCGCCGCCGCCCGGGAAGCCCTGACCGCGGCCGACGTCGAAGCCGACCTGCCCGGCGCGGCCGACGACGTGCCCAGCCGCAACCGGGAACTGTTCGCCTGGACCATCCGCGAAGCCGTCACCAACGTCGTGCGGCACAGCGGCGCCCGCCACGTCCGGGTGTCACTGACCCCCGGCAGCGTCGAAATCGTCGACGACGGCGCCGGCCCCGCCACCCCCACGACCGGGCAAGGCCTGGCCGGGTTACGCCGCCGCGCCGAAGCCGCCGGCGGCCTGTTCACCGCGGGCACCCGCACCGACCAGCCCGGCTTCCGGGTCCGCGTGGAGGTACCGACATGA
- a CDS encoding response regulator transcription factor, which produces MIKLLLADDQALVRGAMAALLDMEPDLTVVAEVGRGDEVVPAALATRPDVALLDVEMPGLDGVAAARALLTTQPAVRVLMVTTFGRAGYLRQAMAAGAAGFVVKDTPARQLADAVRRVHDGLRVVDPALAAQSLAQGDSPLTDRETGVLRAARDGGTVADIARELHLSEGTVRNHLSAAIGKTGARTRAEAVRLAVENGWLLA; this is translated from the coding sequence ATGATCAAACTGCTGCTCGCCGACGACCAGGCCCTGGTCCGCGGAGCCATGGCCGCCCTGCTCGACATGGAACCCGACCTCACAGTAGTGGCCGAAGTGGGCCGCGGCGACGAGGTCGTGCCCGCCGCGCTGGCCACCCGACCCGACGTCGCCCTGCTCGACGTGGAAATGCCCGGCCTGGACGGGGTCGCCGCCGCCCGCGCCCTGCTCACCACCCAGCCCGCCGTCCGCGTCCTGATGGTCACCACGTTCGGCCGCGCCGGCTACCTGCGCCAGGCCATGGCCGCCGGCGCCGCCGGTTTCGTCGTCAAGGACACCCCCGCCCGCCAGCTCGCCGACGCCGTCCGCCGCGTCCACGACGGCCTGCGCGTGGTCGACCCCGCCCTGGCCGCCCAGTCCCTGGCCCAAGGCGACTCCCCCCTGACGGACCGCGAAACTGGTGTCCTGCGCGCCGCCCGCGACGGCGGCACAGTCGCCGACATAGCCCGCGAACTGCACCTCTCCGAAGGCACGGTCCGCAACCACTTGTCGGCAGCCATCGGCAAAACCGGCGCCCGCACCCGCGCCGAAGCCGTCCGCCTGGCCGTCGAGAACGGCTGGCTGCTGGCCTGA
- a CDS encoding endonuclease VII domain-containing protein: MRCPRCRQDRPPEQFLSTAGRATRSCGVCRERSRLTNRRRRDSLGAEGRRADNLRQKYGLTPAEYDALRAEQDYRCAVCRVHESELKVVAVGRPRADGSPATAAFRLVVDHCHATGRIRGLLCGACNSLIGHARDSPQVMHAAAEYVSRALAASPVTRMALTRLHILDAQEPGRPAQTFQFRGAVTVLIDGYELHLPEGSARTVVSATGVFRLL; this comes from the coding sequence ATGAGATGCCCCCGCTGCCGACAGGACAGACCACCCGAGCAATTCCTGTCCACCGCCGGGCGGGCCACCCGATCATGCGGGGTGTGCCGCGAGCGCAGCCGCCTGACGAACCGCCGGCGCCGTGACAGCCTGGGAGCCGAGGGGCGGCGGGCCGACAACCTGCGCCAGAAGTACGGCCTGACACCGGCGGAGTACGACGCCCTGCGGGCTGAGCAGGACTATCGGTGTGCCGTCTGCCGTGTCCACGAGAGCGAGCTCAAAGTGGTCGCCGTGGGTCGTCCCCGCGCCGACGGCAGCCCCGCCACGGCGGCGTTCCGCCTGGTGGTCGACCACTGTCATGCCACCGGCCGGATCCGCGGCCTGCTGTGCGGCGCCTGCAACTCGCTGATCGGCCACGCACGCGACTCCCCGCAGGTCATGCACGCCGCGGCCGAGTACGTCAGCCGCGCCCTGGCAGCGTCCCCGGTCACCCGGATGGCACTGACCCGTCTACACATTCTCGACGCGCAAGAACCGGGCCGGCCCGCACAGACCTTCCAGTTCCGCGGTGCCGTCACCGTCCTCATCGATGGCTACGAGCTCCATCTGCCGGAAGGTTCCGCGAGAACGGTGGTCTCCGCCACCGGAGTTTTCCGGTTGCTGTAA